Proteins co-encoded in one Polaromonas vacuolata genomic window:
- the nuoK gene encoding NADH-quinone oxidoreductase subunit NuoK, which yields MTLTLGHFLSLGAMLFALSVIGIFLNRKNLIVLLMAIELMLLAVNMNFVAFSYYLNDMAGQIFVFFILTVAAAESAIGLAILVLLFRNKASINVDELNTLQG from the coding sequence ATGACGCTGACTCTGGGACATTTTTTATCGTTGGGCGCTATGCTTTTTGCGCTCTCAGTGATTGGGATTTTTCTCAACCGCAAAAACCTTATTGTTTTGCTCATGGCCATCGAATTGATGCTGCTGGCGGTGAATATGAACTTCGTGGCTTTCTCGTATTACCTTAACGATATGGCTGGTCAGATTTTTGTCTTTTTCATATTGACTGTCGCCGCTGCCGAATCCGCTATCGGTCTGGCCATTCTCGTGCTGCTGTTCCGTAACAAGGCCAGCATCAACGTAGACGAACTCAACACGCTGCAGGGTTAA
- a CDS encoding NADH-quinone oxidoreductase subunit D, with product MAEIKNYTLNFGPQHPAAHGVLRLVLELDGEVIQRADPHIGLLHRATEKLAESKTYIQSLPYMDRLDYVSMMSNEQAYCLAIEKLTGVDVPIRAQYIRVMFAEITRLLNHLLWLGAHGFDCGAMNILIYCFREREALFDMYEAVSGARMHAAYFRPGGVYRDLPEQMPQYRVSKVKNAKAIAALNENRQGSLLDFIDDFVAKFPGMVDEYETLLTDNRIWKQRTVGVGVVSPERAINLGFTGPMLRGSGIAWDLRKQQPYDVYAKMDFDIPVGKTGDCYDRYLVRIEEMRQSNRIIQQCSKWLRANPGPVITANHKVAAPDRESMKSNMEELIHHFKLFTEGMHVPEGEAYASVEHPKGEFGIYIVSDGANKPYRLKIRAPGFPHLAAMDEMSRGHMIADAVAVIGTMDIVFGEIDR from the coding sequence AATTAAAAACTACACGCTCAACTTCGGTCCACAGCATCCCGCCGCACACGGCGTTCTGCGTTTGGTGCTAGAGCTCGACGGTGAGGTGATCCAACGCGCCGATCCGCACATCGGTTTGCTACACCGCGCTACTGAAAAGCTCGCTGAAAGCAAAACCTATATCCAGTCACTGCCCTATATGGATAGGCTAGATTACGTCTCCATGATGTCAAACGAGCAGGCTTATTGCTTGGCAATTGAAAAGCTGACTGGCGTTGATGTGCCGATTCGCGCGCAATACATTCGTGTGATGTTTGCCGAGATCACGCGCCTGCTCAATCACCTGCTTTGGTTAGGCGCGCACGGCTTTGACTGCGGCGCAATGAATATTTTGATTTATTGCTTTCGTGAACGTGAAGCACTGTTTGACATGTACGAAGCCGTCTCCGGCGCGCGCATGCATGCAGCGTATTTCCGTCCAGGCGGCGTCTACCGTGACCTGCCAGAGCAGATGCCGCAGTACCGCGTCAGCAAAGTAAAAAATGCCAAAGCGATCGCAGCGCTAAATGAAAACCGTCAAGGCTCTTTGCTGGACTTTATCGACGACTTCGTCGCTAAATTCCCCGGCATGGTCGATGAATACGAAACCTTGCTCACCGACAACCGTATTTGGAAACAACGTACTGTCGGCGTCGGCGTAGTTTCACCAGAACGTGCCATCAACCTTGGTTTTACGGGTCCAATGCTCAGAGGTTCTGGCATTGCTTGGGATCTGCGCAAGCAGCAGCCCTATGATGTTTATGCCAAGATGGATTTCGATATTCCAGTCGGCAAAACCGGTGACTGCTATGACCGTTATTTGGTGCGTATCGAAGAAATGCGCCAGTCCAATCGGATTATTCAGCAATGCTCTAAATGGCTGCGCGCAAACCCCGGTCCAGTCATTACGGCTAACCACAAGGTAGCAGCGCCCGACCGTGAATCCATGAAGTCCAACATGGAAGAGCTGATTCACCACTTCAAGCTTTTCACCGAAGGCATGCATGTGCCCGAAGGCGAAGCCTATGCGTCGGTCGAGCATCCAAAGGGTGAGTTTGGCATTTACATCGTTAGCGATGGCGCGAACAAACCTTATCGTTTGAAGATTCGTGCGCCGGGTTTCCCACACTTGGCCGCCATGGACGAAATGTCGCGTGGCCACATGATTGCCGATGCGGTCGCCGTGATCGGCACCATGGATATTGTGTTCGGCGAGATAGATCGCTAA
- the nuoG gene encoding NADH-quinone oxidoreductase subunit NuoG, with protein sequence MVEIELDGQKVEVPAGSTVMNAAEKAGTYIPHFCYHKKLSIAANCRMCLVDIEKAPKPMPACATPVSQGMVVHTKNDKAIKAQKGVMEFLLINHPLDCPICDQGGECQLQDLAVGYGSGSSRYEEEKRMVAVKDIGPLVSMQEMSRCIHCTRCVRFGQEVAGVMELGMSHRGEHAEIETFVGMTVDSELSGNMIDICPVGALTSKPFRYSARTWELSRRKSVSPHDSTGANLIVQVKSNRVMRVLPLENEDVNECWIADRDRFSYESLNSDERLMTPMIKQGGIWKSVDWQTALEYVANGLKQIKADHGAQSIGVLASPHSTLEELFLAGSLVRGLGSDNIDYRLRNADFSQHSAIRWLGMSIASLSNLQRVLVVGSNLRKDHPLFAQRIRQAVRKGGNVNSINSDLELFDADAWAMPLANRITAPASDWAKALAEVAAAIALEKGIAAPVAVSLEGAAGVTAKSIAASLIGGERKAILLGNAAAHHVNASSLLALANWIAVQTGAGIGYLSEAANTVGAQLAGAMPNGEGLNAAQMLDGQLKAVLLFGNEPAFDSANPAQSLAGINQAQMVVTLSPFKANMSFSDVLLPISPFTETPGTFVNAEGRLQSFHAVTKPLGDTRPGWKVLRVLANLLELPGFAYETAADVLAQIPGANDTHIAAERLGNGTLASITLDSPVLAPSALGAAPTVPAVASIYQLDSMVRRSTSLQLTTDAQKALLQVQSALQSKNPSAGVAA encoded by the coding sequence ATGGTTGAGATAGAACTGGACGGCCAAAAGGTCGAAGTGCCGGCAGGTAGCACGGTGATGAATGCAGCTGAAAAAGCGGGTACCTACATCCCGCATTTTTGTTATCACAAAAAGCTCAGCATTGCGGCTAACTGCCGTATGTGCTTGGTGGATATTGAAAAAGCACCAAAGCCTATGCCGGCTTGCGCGACGCCAGTCTCTCAAGGCATGGTCGTGCACACTAAAAACGACAAAGCCATCAAAGCCCAAAAGGGTGTGATGGAGTTTTTGCTGATTAATCACCCGCTTGACTGTCCAATTTGCGATCAAGGTGGCGAGTGCCAGTTGCAAGATTTGGCTGTGGGTTATGGCTCTGGGTCTTCGCGCTACGAAGAAGAAAAGCGCATGGTCGCCGTCAAAGACATAGGTCCGCTGGTTTCTATGCAAGAGATGAGTCGCTGTATTCATTGCACCCGCTGCGTTCGTTTTGGCCAAGAAGTTGCCGGCGTGATGGAACTCGGTATGTCGCACCGCGGCGAACACGCAGAGATAGAAACCTTTGTTGGCATGACGGTGGACTCAGAACTGTCTGGCAACATGATTGATATTTGTCCGGTGGGCGCGCTGACCAGCAAGCCTTTTCGCTACAGCGCCCGCACGTGGGAATTGTCGCGTCGCAAGTCTGTCAGCCCACATGACTCGACCGGCGCTAATTTGATTGTTCAGGTTAAGTCCAACCGCGTGATGCGGGTCTTGCCTTTAGAGAACGAAGATGTCAATGAGTGCTGGATTGCTGACCGCGACCGTTTTTCTTATGAGTCCTTGAACAGCGACGAGCGTTTGATGACGCCCATGATTAAGCAGGGTGGTATTTGGAAGTCGGTTGACTGGCAAACTGCGCTTGAGTACGTTGCCAATGGTTTAAAACAAATCAAAGCTGACCACGGCGCTCAAAGCATTGGTGTGTTGGCCAGTCCGCACAGCACGCTTGAAGAGTTATTTCTTGCCGGCAGTCTGGTACGCGGCTTGGGTAGCGACAACATTGATTACCGCTTGCGTAATGCTGATTTTTCACAACACTCAGCTATTCGTTGGCTGGGGATGAGTATTGCCTCGCTGTCGAATTTGCAGCGTGTGCTGGTTGTTGGTTCTAATTTGCGCAAAGACCATCCGCTGTTTGCTCAACGTATTCGTCAAGCCGTGCGCAAGGGCGGCAATGTCAACAGCATTAATTCTGATCTTGAATTGTTTGATGCCGACGCTTGGGCCATGCCTCTTGCCAATCGCATCACCGCACCTGCGTCTGACTGGGCCAAAGCTTTAGCCGAGGTGGCGGCCGCGATTGCGCTGGAAAAAGGCATTGCTGCGCCGGTCGCTGTTAGTTTAGAAGGTGCTGCTGGCGTGACAGCTAAATCGATTGCTGCCTCCCTAATTGGTGGTGAACGCAAGGCTATTTTGTTAGGTAATGCAGCCGCTCACCATGTCAACGCCTCAAGCTTGTTGGCACTGGCCAATTGGATTGCAGTGCAGACTGGTGCCGGCATTGGTTACCTAAGCGAAGCGGCTAATACAGTGGGTGCCCAGCTTGCAGGCGCTATGCCAAATGGTGAAGGTCTGAATGCCGCTCAAATGCTAGACGGTCAGCTCAAGGCGGTGCTGCTTTTTGGTAATGAACCGGCTTTTGATTCGGCCAATCCTGCGCAATCATTGGCGGGTATTAATCAGGCGCAAATGGTGGTGACACTCAGCCCGTTTAAAGCCAATATGAGTTTTAGCGATGTGTTGCTGCCGATTTCGCCTTTTACAGAAACACCGGGAACCTTTGTCAATGCTGAAGGCAGACTGCAAAGCTTTCACGCAGTCACCAAGCCTTTGGGTGACACGCGTCCCGGCTGGAAAGTGCTTCGCGTCTTGGCTAATTTGCTGGAATTACCCGGCTTCGCATACGAAACCGCCGCCGATGTGCTGGCGCAAATTCCGGGTGCAAATGACACGCATATCGCGGCTGAGCGATTGGGTAACGGAACCCTTGCCAGCATCACGCTAGACAGCCCTGTTTTGGCCCCTAGTGCTTTGGGTGCTGCACCCACGGTTCCGGCGGTCGCCAGTATTTATCAGCTTGACTCCATGGTTAGGCGCTCAACTTCTTTGCAACTCACAACAGATGCACAAAAAGCGCTGCTGCAAGTTCAGTCTGCATTACAGTCCAAGAACCCTAGCGCTGGAGTAGCCGCATGA
- the nuoF gene encoding NADH-quinone oxidoreductase subunit NuoF, with amino-acid sequence MTIDTKTTNRAAQQVLAEFSATGVQSCFHGRHISPQILADLDGKNWRLKDYESRGGYQALRKILGTDGQGGMTQDQVIAEVKAGGLRGRGGAGFPTGLKWSFMPRQFPGQKYLVCNSDEGEPGTCKDRDIMQFNPHSVIEGMAIAAFAMGISVGYNYIHGEIFATYLRFEEALEEARAAGMLGEKIMGSTFSFELHAAHGFGAYICGEETALLESLEGKKGQPRFKPPFPASFGLYGKPTTINNTETFAAVPWLIRNGGTAYLECGKPNNGGTKIYSVSGDVELPGNYEVPMGTPFSKLLELAGGVRKGRTLKAVIPGGSSSPVLPAAIMMDCTMDYDSIAKAGSMLGSGAVIVLDDSRCMVESLKRLSYFYMHESCGQCTPCREGTGWLWRVVERIHTGKGRSTDLDLLNSVADNIQGRTICALGDASAMPVRAMIKHFRHEFEAMISQNPAASGATSPATA; translated from the coding sequence ATGACAATCGACACTAAAACCACAAACCGCGCCGCACAACAAGTGCTGGCTGAATTCTCTGCCACTGGTGTTCAAAGCTGTTTTCACGGCCGTCACATCAGTCCACAAATTCTGGCAGATTTGGACGGTAAAAACTGGCGCTTAAAAGACTATGAATCGCGCGGCGGTTATCAGGCGCTGCGTAAAATTTTGGGGACTGACGGCCAAGGCGGCATGACCCAAGATCAAGTCATTGCTGAGGTCAAGGCTGGCGGTCTGCGTGGCCGTGGTGGTGCGGGTTTCCCGACCGGACTGAAGTGGAGTTTTATGCCGCGCCAGTTTCCCGGACAAAAATACTTAGTCTGTAATTCAGACGAAGGCGAGCCGGGCACTTGCAAAGACCGCGACATCATGCAGTTCAATCCGCACAGCGTGATTGAAGGCATGGCTATCGCCGCTTTTGCCATGGGTATTTCTGTAGGTTACAACTATATTCACGGCGAGATTTTTGCTACTTATTTGCGTTTCGAAGAAGCCTTAGAAGAAGCCCGCGCTGCCGGTATGTTGGGCGAGAAAATCATGGGCAGTACGTTCAGTTTTGAACTCCACGCTGCACACGGTTTTGGCGCTTACATTTGCGGCGAGGAAACTGCGCTTTTAGAGTCGCTAGAAGGTAAAAAAGGTCAGCCGCGCTTTAAGCCGCCTTTCCCCGCTAGCTTTGGTCTGTACGGCAAGCCGACCACGATTAACAACACCGAAACCTTCGCTGCAGTGCCTTGGCTAATTCGCAACGGCGGCACGGCTTATCTCGAGTGCGGCAAGCCTAACAACGGTGGCACCAAGATTTACTCGGTGTCTGGCGATGTTGAATTGCCGGGCAACTACGAAGTGCCAATGGGCACACCGTTTTCCAAATTATTAGAGCTCGCTGGTGGCGTTCGAAAAGGACGCACTTTAAAGGCTGTGATTCCTGGTGGATCGTCTTCGCCTGTGTTGCCTGCGGCCATCATGATGGACTGCACGATGGACTACGACTCGATTGCCAAGGCCGGCTCTATGCTGGGTTCCGGCGCTGTCATCGTGCTCGATGACAGTCGCTGTATGGTCGAGAGTCTTAAACGTTTGTCTTATTTTTATATGCATGAATCTTGCGGCCAATGCACACCTTGCCGTGAAGGCACGGGCTGGTTGTGGCGCGTGGTTGAACGGATTCATACTGGCAAGGGTAGGTCTACTGATTTGGATTTACTCAACTCAGTCGCGGACAACATTCAGGGCCGTACAATTTGCGCACTCGGTGACGCTTCGGCCATGCCGGTGCGCGCCATGATTAAGCATTTCCGCCATGAGTTTGAAGCCATGATTTCGCAAAATCCGGCCGCGTCCGGTGCCACTTCGCCAGCAACTGCCTGA
- the nuoE gene encoding NADH-quinone oxidoreductase subunit NuoE — MTLEKNTLKAAALSAQALTRFAREVAKYPTDQKQSAVMACLTIVQEECGFVSADNEIAVADYLAMTPIAVHEVTTFYNMYNQRPVGKYKLNVCTNLPCQLRDGAIALAHLEQRLGIHMGGTTEDGMFTLQQSECLGACADSPVLLVNDLNMCSFMSNEKLDQLIDGLISAEANAA, encoded by the coding sequence ATGACGCTTGAAAAAAATACGCTCAAAGCAGCTGCGTTATCCGCGCAAGCTCTCACTCGGTTTGCCCGCGAAGTGGCTAAATACCCAACCGATCAAAAGCAATCCGCGGTGATGGCTTGCTTGACCATAGTGCAAGAAGAATGCGGCTTTGTCAGTGCTGACAACGAAATTGCAGTGGCTGATTATTTGGCCATGACGCCGATTGCAGTGCATGAAGTCACTACCTTCTACAACATGTACAACCAACGCCCAGTTGGTAAATATAAGCTGAACGTCTGCACCAATTTGCCTTGCCAGTTGCGCGATGGCGCAATTGCTCTGGCGCATCTTGAACAGCGCTTAGGTATTCACATGGGCGGCACCACAGAAGACGGCATGTTCACGTTACAGCAATCGGAGTGTTTAGGCGCTTGTGCTGATTCACCGGTTCTGCTGGTCAATGATTTGAACATGTGCAGTTTTATGAGCAACGAAAAGCTCGACCAATTGATAGATGGCTTGATATCTGCCGAGGCAAATGCAGCATGA
- the nuoI gene encoding NADH-quinone oxidoreductase subunit NuoI, with product MTAVASVKDFVSSFMLTELFKGMALTGKYMFKRKITVQFPEEKTPQSPRFRGLHALRRYENGEERCIACKLCEAVCPAMAITIESDVREDGSRRTSRYDIDLTKCIFCGFCEESCPVDSIVETHIFEYHGEKRGDLYFTKDMLLAVGDRYETEIAANRAADAKFR from the coding sequence ATGACCGCAGTAGCTTCCGTCAAGGATTTCGTCAGCAGTTTTATGCTCACCGAGTTGTTCAAGGGCATGGCCCTGACCGGTAAATACATGTTTAAGCGCAAGATCACGGTGCAGTTTCCTGAAGAGAAAACACCGCAAAGTCCGCGTTTTCGTGGACTGCATGCGCTGCGCCGTTATGAAAATGGTGAAGAGCGTTGCATTGCTTGCAAACTCTGTGAAGCCGTCTGCCCCGCCATGGCGATCACGATTGAGTCCGATGTGCGTGAAGACGGCAGTCGCCGCACATCGCGCTACGACATTGATTTGACGAAATGTATTTTTTGCGGTTTTTGCGAAGAGAGTTGCCCGGTTGACTCGATTGTTGAAACGCATATTTTCGAATACCACGGCGAAAAACGCGGTGACTTGTATTTCACCAAAGACATGTTGCTCGCCGTCGGGGACCGTTACGAAACTGAAATCGCTGCGAATCGCGCAGCTGACGCTAAGTTTCGCTAA
- a CDS encoding NADH-quinone oxidoreductase subunit J — protein MDARTALFYVFATVMLFAAFKVITARNPVHAALFLVLAFFQAAAIWILLKAEFLAIALVLVYVGAVMVLFLFVVMMLDINLDGVRKGFWKHFPLAGSVGAIIALEMSYVLMGGFREPPKLASAVAAGDIGAQVSNTKELGKVLYSSYLYPLEIAAVILLVAIIAAIALTMRERKDSKSSNPAEQVRVKAKDRVSLVKINSASPQAAQANTDGEKTA, from the coding sequence ATGGACGCTAGAACAGCCCTTTTTTATGTCTTTGCCACCGTGATGTTGTTCGCGGCGTTCAAGGTCATCACGGCGCGTAATCCCGTGCATGCCGCACTCTTTTTAGTGTTGGCCTTTTTCCAAGCTGCCGCTATTTGGATTTTGCTAAAAGCAGAATTTTTAGCCATCGCTTTGGTGTTGGTTTATGTCGGCGCGGTGATGGTGCTTTTCCTGTTCGTTGTGATGATGTTGGACATCAATCTCGACGGCGTGCGTAAAGGTTTTTGGAAGCATTTTCCGCTTGCGGGTTCTGTAGGCGCCATCATTGCACTGGAAATGTCTTATGTGCTGATGGGTGGTTTTCGTGAGCCACCAAAGCTTGCCTCCGCAGTCGCTGCTGGTGACATAGGTGCGCAAGTTTCTAACACCAAAGAATTGGGCAAAGTTCTCTACTCATCCTACCTATATCCGCTAGAAATTGCTGCTGTGATACTTTTGGTGGCGATAATTGCGGCGATCGCTTTGACCATGCGGGAACGCAAGGATTCCAAATCGTCGAATCCGGCCGAGCAGGTCAGGGTTAAGGCCAAAGACCGAGTCAGCTTGGTCAAAATTAATTCAGCCAGCCCGCAAGCGGCTCAAGCAAATACCGATGGGGAGAAGACGGCATGA
- the nuoL gene encoding NADH-quinone oxidoreductase subunit L codes for MSQTLSASTLLVVALAPLAGAIIAGVFGTTFGGNVIGRRASHSVTILCVFLSFVLSALTLKSVAMDGAHFNETLYTWMVVGNLKMEVGFLVDGLTAMMMCVVTFVSLMVHIYTIGYMEEDKGYNRFFGYISLFTFSMLMLVMSNNLLQLFFGWEAVGLVSYLLIGFYFNKPTAIFANMKAFLVNRVGDFGFILGIGLLAAYAGTLSYSELFAKADELALLTLPGTSWMLVTVICICLFIGAMGKSAQFPLHVWLPDSMEGPTPISALIHAATMVTAGIFMVARMSPLFELSDTALSFIMIIGAITALFMGFLGIIQNDIKRVVAYSTLSQLGYMTVALGASAYSVAVFHLMTHAFFKALLFLAAGSVIMGMHHNQDIRWMGNVRKYMPITWITSLIGSLALIGTPFFAGFYSKDSIIEAVAESHLYGSGFAYFSVLAGVFITAFYSFRLYFLVFHGKERYALNPDAHHDDHADAHAKPDVHAKHDDHGHAAAKPHESPWVVTLPLILLAIPSVVIGYIAIDAMLYSDFFKGAIFVDEVRHPVMEELASAFHGPAQMALHGLSTAPFWLAMAGVVSAWYMYLINPAVPAAIKRTFMPIYILLENKYYLDWFNENVLSRGTRMLGQTLWQVGDVKLIDGIVVNGSWKLVAKISSWVRRIQTGFIYHYAFGMIIGVFVLMTYFVWLNR; via the coding sequence ATGAGTCAAACCCTTTCCGCATCCACCTTACTGGTGGTGGCGCTTGCGCCGCTGGCCGGCGCAATTATTGCCGGTGTTTTTGGCACCACTTTTGGCGGCAACGTCATAGGTCGCCGTGCCTCTCACAGCGTGACCATTCTTTGCGTCTTTCTGTCTTTTGTTCTTTCGGCTTTGACGCTGAAAAGTGTGGCCATGGATGGCGCACATTTTAATGAGACGCTTTACACCTGGATGGTGGTGGGCAACCTGAAGATGGAAGTCGGCTTTTTAGTCGACGGTCTGACTGCAATGATGATGTGCGTCGTGACGTTTGTCTCATTGATGGTGCATATCTACACGATTGGCTATATGGAGGAAGACAAAGGCTACAACCGTTTCTTCGGCTATATCTCTTTGTTCACTTTTTCCATGTTGATGCTGGTCATGAGCAACAACTTGCTGCAACTGTTTTTCGGCTGGGAAGCCGTGGGCTTGGTGTCTTATTTATTGATCGGTTTTTACTTCAATAAACCGACCGCGATATTTGCCAATATGAAAGCCTTTTTGGTCAACCGCGTGGGCGACTTTGGTTTTATTTTGGGCATTGGTTTGCTCGCCGCCTATGCCGGCACGCTGAGCTACTCTGAACTTTTTGCCAAAGCTGATGAGTTGGCTTTGCTTACTTTGCCGGGCACTAGCTGGATGTTGGTGACGGTTATTTGTATTTGTCTTTTCATCGGTGCGATGGGTAAATCAGCGCAGTTTCCACTGCATGTTTGGTTGCCTGATTCGATGGAAGGCCCAACGCCAATTTCTGCTTTGATTCACGCAGCGACCATGGTGACCGCTGGTATTTTCATGGTGGCGCGTATGTCGCCGCTGTTTGAACTCAGTGACACAGCGCTGAGTTTTATCATGATTATTGGCGCTATTACTGCGCTCTTCATGGGCTTTTTGGGCATTATTCAAAACGATATTAAACGGGTTGTTGCTTACTCAACCTTGTCTCAGCTTGGCTATATGACCGTGGCACTTGGTGCTTCGGCTTACTCGGTTGCCGTATTCCATTTGATGACCCACGCTTTCTTTAAAGCCTTGCTGTTTCTTGCTGCCGGATCCGTCATCATGGGCATGCATCACAACCAAGACATCCGCTGGATGGGTAATGTGCGCAAGTACATGCCGATTACTTGGATCACTTCCTTGATTGGATCTTTAGCCTTGATAGGCACACCGTTTTTCGCTGGCTTTTACTCTAAGGACAGCATTATTGAAGCGGTTGCTGAAAGCCATTTATATGGCTCTGGTTTTGCCTACTTCTCGGTGCTCGCCGGTGTTTTTATCACTGCGTTTTATTCGTTCCGGCTTTACTTTTTGGTCTTCCACGGCAAGGAGCGTTACGCGCTTAATCCCGATGCGCATCACGACGATCATGCTGACGCGCATGCTAAGCCTGATGTCCATGCCAAGCACGATGACCACGGCCACGCTGCTGCTAAACCGCACGAGTCCCCATGGGTAGTCACATTGCCGCTGATTTTGTTAGCTATACCTTCAGTTGTTATTGGCTACATCGCTATCGATGCCATGCTCTACAGCGACTTCTTTAAAGGTGCGATTTTTGTCGATGAAGTGCGGCATCCGGTGATGGAAGAGCTTGCTTCAGCTTTCCACGGCCCAGCGCAAATGGCGCTTCACGGTTTGTCGACCGCGCCTTTCTGGTTAGCCATGGCTGGCGTGGTATCGGCTTGGTATATGTATTTGATCAATCCGGCTGTACCGGCGGCGATCAAACGTACTTTTATGCCTATCTACATACTGCTAGAGAATAAATACTATCTCGACTGGTTTAACGAAAACGTTTTGTCACGCGGCACGCGCATGCTGGGTCAAACCTTGTGGCAAGTAGGCGACGTTAAATTGATCGACGGCATTGTGGTGAACGGTTCGTGGAAACTGGTCGCAAAGATTTCTAGTTGGGTGCGCCGTATCCAGACTGGCTTTATCTACCACTACGCGTTCGGCATGATCATTGGCGTATTTGTGCTGATGACTTACTTTGTCTGGCTCAATCGCTAG
- the nuoH gene encoding NADH-quinone oxidoreductase subunit NuoH gives MIDAFHAFGQGLMGGIWPTTVWPVLWTLIKIVCVLLPLMGAVAYLTLWERKAIGFTQIRMGPNRVGPFGLLQPIADALKLLTKEIIIPTAASKGLFVLGPIMTIMPALAAWAVIPFGPDVALANINAGLLFLMAITSLEVYGVIIAGWASNSKYAFLGAMRASAQMVSYEIAMGFCLVIVLMVSGSLNMTDIVMSQGKGMAATSGMGIFSWNWLPLLPIFVVFFISSLAETNRHPFDVVEGESEIVAGHMVEYSGMAFAMFFLAEYANMWLVAILAVLLFLGGWLPPFEFLAFIPGWIWLGLKTFMVVTTFLWVRATFPRFRYDQIMRLGWKIFIPVTLVWLVVVGAWMQTSYNIWK, from the coding sequence ATGATTGATGCTTTCCACGCTTTTGGTCAGGGCCTAATGGGCGGTATCTGGCCAACAACTGTCTGGCCTGTGCTTTGGACATTGATCAAGATTGTCTGCGTGCTGTTGCCCCTGATGGGTGCAGTTGCCTACCTCACTTTATGGGAGCGCAAGGCGATTGGTTTTACCCAAATTCGTATGGGCCCTAACCGCGTTGGTCCGTTTGGTTTGCTACAACCCATTGCGGATGCATTAAAGCTGCTGACTAAGGAAATCATTATTCCAACAGCCGCCAGCAAAGGCTTGTTTGTATTAGGTCCCATCATGACCATCATGCCGGCGCTTGCGGCGTGGGCAGTGATTCCTTTTGGACCTGATGTGGCTTTAGCCAATATCAATGCGGGCTTACTATTTTTGATGGCGATAACTTCGCTAGAAGTTTATGGCGTGATCATTGCGGGCTGGGCATCCAATTCTAAGTATGCGTTTTTGGGTGCTATGCGCGCTTCTGCGCAAATGGTGAGTTACGAAATTGCCATGGGCTTTTGCTTGGTGATTGTGCTGATGGTGTCGGGTAGTTTGAATATGACCGACATTGTGATGAGCCAAGGCAAAGGCATGGCGGCTACCAGTGGGATGGGGATTTTCTCTTGGAATTGGTTGCCATTGCTGCCTATTTTTGTGGTTTTTTTCATCTCTAGTTTGGCTGAAACTAATCGCCACCCATTCGACGTGGTCGAAGGCGAGTCAGAAATTGTCGCCGGTCACATGGTCGAGTATTCCGGCATGGCGTTCGCGATGTTTTTCCTCGCCGAATACGCCAATATGTGGCTGGTCGCGATTCTTGCCGTGTTGCTCTTTTTGGGCGGCTGGTTGCCACCGTTTGAGTTTCTTGCCTTCATACCGGGCTGGATTTGGTTGGGTCTAAAAACCTTTATGGTTGTGACTACCTTCCTCTGGGTACGTGCAACTTTCCCACGCTTTCGCTATGACCAGATCATGCGTTTGGGCTGGAAGATCTTCATCCCCGTCACACTGGTATGGCTGGTTGTGGTCGGTGCATGGATGCAGACCTCTTACAACATCTGGAAATGA